A single window of Usitatibacter rugosus DNA harbors:
- a CDS encoding TssQ family T6SS-associated lipoprotein, with the protein MNRPALAPFVAFLALLAGCADMQKLLPADSKSAPVSPQITEASLRARASEQLALGQKQYDTGDLENATKNFNASLEHGMLSKVDQSNARKHLAMINCVSNREAQCRDEFRKAFEINPDFSLTSAEDGHPIWGPVYRSVRTQLIAEREAATAASRPRILLSKSEQMLSDGMVKYDAGDYVEAQRLYESALKEGLRDKADQVRAMKHLAFSLCLQDKYPACRAEFVKIYDIDPEFDLTPAEAGHPNWTKTFASAKAQGRKLVAEKAAREKAEKDKAERAAQKPATAPPTAGATPPKKN; encoded by the coding sequence ATGAACCGTCCCGCCCTCGCACCGTTCGTGGCTTTCCTCGCGCTCCTAGCCGGGTGCGCGGACATGCAGAAGCTCCTGCCCGCCGACTCCAAGTCCGCGCCGGTCTCGCCGCAGATCACCGAGGCATCGCTGCGGGCCCGGGCCTCGGAGCAGCTCGCCCTCGGCCAGAAGCAGTACGACACGGGCGACCTCGAGAACGCCACCAAGAATTTCAACGCCTCGCTCGAGCACGGCATGCTCTCGAAGGTGGATCAATCCAACGCCCGCAAGCATCTCGCGATGATCAACTGCGTCTCCAATCGCGAGGCGCAGTGCCGCGACGAGTTCCGCAAGGCCTTCGAGATCAATCCCGACTTCTCGCTCACGTCGGCCGAAGACGGCCACCCGATCTGGGGCCCGGTCTACCGGAGCGTGCGCACGCAGCTCATCGCCGAGCGCGAAGCCGCGACGGCCGCGTCGCGCCCGCGCATCCTGCTCTCCAAGTCCGAGCAGATGCTCTCCGACGGCATGGTCAAGTACGACGCCGGCGACTACGTCGAGGCGCAGAGGCTCTACGAGTCCGCGCTCAAGGAAGGCCTGCGCGACAAGGCCGACCAGGTGCGCGCCATGAAGCACCTCGCCTTCAGCCTGTGCCTGCAGGACAAGTACCCCGCCTGCCGCGCCGAGTTCGTGAAGATCTACGACATCGACCCCGAATTCGACCTCACGCCGGCCGAAGCGGGACACCCGAACTGGACCAAGACCTTCGCCTCCGCCAAGGCGCAGGGCCGCAAGCTCGTCGCCGAGAAGGCGGCACGTGAGAAGGCCGAGAAGGACAAGGCGGAGAGGGCCGCCCAGAAACCCGCGACGGCACCGCCGACCGCGGGCGCCACACCCCCCAAGAAGAACTAG
- a CDS encoding serine/threonine protein kinase: MISTLGRYKVISEIGQGAMGTVYKAVDPIIDRTVAIKTINLNLSRQELEEYEARFQQEIKAAGRLNHPNIVTIYDVGKTDQVAYMAMEFLEGQELKDIITSGKLLPADQVVDIISQVADGLWFAHQQNIVHRDVKPSNIMVMRGGIAKITDFGIARLPNSAVKTMTGLILGSPRYMSPEQVIGKTIDARSDTFSLGVVLYEALTGVAPFDGDNVNAIMYATVNTTPVPPSHHNRNIPAMLDLIVAKAMAKTLDDRYQSVKELGDDLREVRRQMDHGRPASALKATSSPVPSRPVTLPPSEKVIDTGTQPIAPEPPPKAPAGDDTASPLPLDKTFDSFDATLRLAAMTNQTEDFRDYITVTQKMRAYKGKIEPGSPLAIAAEAAAAAAAAAAPPPPPKPEVRLPNPDVSRPRAVPSGMVTQKTRIGTGGTSMLAIGTIVVLFVLAVALAIALVLK; this comes from the coding sequence ATGATTTCGACGCTGGGCAGGTACAAGGTCATCTCGGAGATCGGGCAGGGTGCCATGGGCACCGTGTACAAGGCCGTCGATCCGATCATCGACCGCACGGTGGCGATCAAGACCATCAACTTGAATCTCTCGCGCCAGGAGCTCGAGGAGTACGAGGCGCGCTTCCAGCAGGAGATCAAGGCCGCGGGGCGCCTGAACCACCCCAACATCGTCACGATCTACGACGTGGGCAAGACCGACCAGGTCGCCTACATGGCGATGGAGTTCCTCGAAGGCCAGGAGCTGAAGGACATCATCACCAGCGGCAAGCTCCTTCCGGCCGACCAGGTGGTGGACATCATCTCTCAGGTGGCCGACGGCCTCTGGTTCGCGCACCAGCAGAACATCGTGCATCGCGACGTGAAGCCCTCGAACATCATGGTGATGCGCGGCGGCATCGCGAAGATCACGGACTTCGGCATCGCGCGCCTGCCCAACTCGGCGGTGAAGACGATGACGGGGTTGATCCTCGGCTCGCCGCGCTACATGTCGCCCGAGCAGGTGATCGGCAAGACGATCGACGCGAGGAGCGACACCTTCTCGCTCGGCGTCGTGCTCTACGAAGCGCTCACCGGCGTGGCGCCCTTCGACGGCGACAACGTGAACGCGATCATGTACGCGACCGTGAACACCACGCCCGTGCCGCCGTCGCACCACAACCGCAACATCCCGGCGATGCTGGACCTCATCGTCGCCAAGGCGATGGCGAAGACGCTCGACGACCGCTACCAGTCGGTGAAGGAGCTCGGCGACGACCTCCGCGAGGTCCGCCGCCAGATGGACCACGGCCGCCCTGCTTCGGCGCTGAAGGCCACCTCCTCGCCCGTGCCGTCGCGTCCGGTGACGCTGCCCCCGTCCGAGAAGGTGATCGACACGGGCACGCAGCCTATTGCGCCGGAGCCTCCGCCCAAGGCGCCGGCGGGCGACGACACCGCCTCGCCCCTGCCGCTCGACAAGACCTTCGATTCGTTCGATGCGACGCTGCGGCTCGCCGCGATGACGAACCAGACGGAAGACTTCCGCGACTACATCACCGTCACGCAGAAGATGCGGGCGTACAAGGGCAAGATCGAGCCGGGCAGCCCGCTCGCGATCGCCGCCGAAGCCGCCGCCGCCGCCGCCGCGGCAGCAGCACCGCCGCCCCCGCCCAAGCCGGAGGTGCGCCTGCCGAATCCGGATGTGTCACGCCCCCGCGCGGTGCCTTCGGGCATGGTCACGCAGAAGACGCGCATCGGAACCGGCGGCACCAGCATGCTGGCCATCGGCACGATCGTCGTGCTTTTCGTGCTCGCCGTGGCACTCGCGATCGCGCTCGTCCTGAAGTAA
- the radA gene encoding DNA repair protein RadA: MAKAKTLYTCTECGGNSLKWAGQCPHCSAWNTLVETVAEVARAGGHRYAGLAAPAEAVSLSSVEAKDFPRLPTMVGEFDRVLGGGLVEGGVVLIGGDPGIGKSTLLLQAAAKLSEVVPVLYVTGEESAQQVALRAKRLDVNAAKVMLLPEIELEKIQAAIVSMKPKVAVIDSIQTLYSSALTSAPGSVAQVRECAAQLTRLAKQSGTTVIFIGHVTKEGALAGPRVLEHMVDTVLYFEGDTHTSFRLVRAFKNRFGAVNEMGVFAMTEKGLREVTNPSALFLSRHSEGVSGSCVMVTQEGTRPLLVELQALVDDSHGGTPKRLTVGLEQNRLAMLLAVLHRHAGIACFDQDVFVNAVGGVRIAEPGADLAVTLAIASSLRNKPLPDRHVVFGEVGLAGEVRPVQRGQERLKEAAKLGFTHAIIPAANKPRQPIAGLEIITVERLVEAVDYVRK; encoded by the coding sequence ATGGCGAAAGCGAAGACCCTCTACACCTGCACCGAATGCGGCGGCAACTCGCTCAAGTGGGCTGGCCAGTGCCCGCACTGCAGCGCGTGGAACACGCTCGTGGAAACGGTGGCGGAAGTGGCGCGCGCCGGCGGCCATCGTTACGCGGGTCTTGCCGCTCCGGCCGAGGCGGTCTCGCTGTCGTCGGTCGAAGCCAAGGATTTCCCGCGGCTTCCGACCATGGTGGGTGAATTCGATCGCGTGCTCGGTGGCGGTCTGGTCGAAGGCGGCGTGGTGCTGATCGGCGGCGACCCCGGCATCGGCAAGTCCACGCTGCTGCTGCAGGCCGCGGCCAAGCTCTCGGAAGTCGTGCCCGTGCTCTACGTGACCGGCGAGGAATCGGCGCAGCAGGTGGCGCTGCGTGCGAAGCGGCTCGACGTGAACGCCGCCAAGGTGATGCTGCTTCCGGAGATCGAGCTGGAGAAGATCCAGGCCGCGATCGTGAGCATGAAGCCGAAGGTCGCGGTGATCGATTCCATCCAGACCCTCTATTCCTCGGCGCTCACCTCGGCGCCCGGCTCCGTGGCCCAGGTGCGCGAGTGTGCGGCGCAGTTGACGCGCCTCGCCAAGCAATCCGGCACCACGGTGATCTTCATCGGCCACGTTACGAAGGAGGGCGCGCTTGCCGGCCCCCGGGTGCTCGAGCACATGGTCGACACCGTTCTCTATTTCGAAGGCGACACGCACACCAGCTTCCGCCTCGTGCGCGCGTTCAAGAACCGCTTCGGCGCCGTGAACGAGATGGGCGTCTTCGCCATGACGGAGAAGGGCCTGCGCGAGGTGACCAACCCCTCGGCGCTCTTCCTCTCGCGCCACTCCGAGGGCGTGTCGGGCTCGTGCGTGATGGTCACGCAGGAGGGGACGCGGCCGCTGTTGGTGGAGCTGCAGGCGCTGGTGGATGACTCGCATGGCGGCACCCCCAAGCGCCTCACCGTGGGCCTGGAGCAGAACCGCCTCGCGATGCTGCTCGCGGTCCTGCATCGGCACGCGGGCATCGCCTGCTTCGACCAGGACGTCTTCGTGAACGCCGTGGGGGGTGTGCGCATCGCGGAGCCGGGGGCGGATCTCGCGGTCACGCTCGCCATCGCCTCCAGCCTGCGCAACAAGCCGCTGCCGGATCGCCATGTGGTCTTCGGCGAGGTTGGGTTGGCGGGTGAGGTGCGGCCGGTGCAGCGCGGCCAGGAGCGCCTGAAGGAGGCCGCCAAGCTCGGCTTCACGCACGCGATCATTCCCGCGGCGAACAAGCCACGCCAGCCCATCGCGGGCCTCGAGATCATCACGGTGGAGCGGCTCGTGGAAGCCGTCGACTACGTCAGGAAGTGA
- the alr gene encoding alanine racemase: MARPIRATISGQALRHNYGVAKRAAPRSKVIAVVKADGYGHGLARVSKALKDADAFGLIEPEYAVRLRESGLSQEVLLLEGFFEARELPAMAAASIATAVHSEEQLRHLEAFKGGKLDTYFKINTGMNRLGFTPAAARAALARLQACASVKSVTLMTHFATADGPEGIGEAMRRFNEVTAGLVLPRSLANSAAIFAHPETHADKVREGIALYGATPFSDRSAESLGLKPAMTLTSELIAIQDLAVGETIGYGATYKAAGALRVGVVACGYADGYPRLAPSGTPIVVGGVRTKTVGRVSMDMITVDLTPVPQARVGTPVVLWGEGMPIDEVATSAGTVGYELMCALAPRVAVGEAP; the protein is encoded by the coding sequence GTGGCACGCCCGATCCGCGCCACGATCTCGGGGCAAGCGCTGCGGCACAACTACGGTGTCGCCAAGCGCGCGGCTCCCCGCTCGAAGGTGATCGCCGTCGTGAAGGCGGATGGCTATGGCCATGGCCTCGCCCGCGTGTCGAAGGCGTTGAAGGACGCGGACGCCTTCGGCCTGATCGAGCCCGAGTACGCGGTTCGCCTTCGCGAGTCCGGCCTCTCGCAGGAGGTCCTGCTGCTCGAAGGCTTCTTCGAAGCGCGCGAGCTCCCCGCGATGGCGGCGGCCAGCATTGCGACGGCTGTGCACTCGGAAGAGCAGCTTCGCCACCTGGAAGCCTTCAAGGGCGGCAAGCTCGACACGTATTTCAAGATCAACACCGGCATGAACCGGCTCGGCTTCACGCCGGCCGCGGCACGTGCCGCGCTCGCTCGCCTGCAGGCTTGCGCCTCCGTGAAGTCCGTCACGTTGATGACGCACTTCGCCACCGCCGATGGTCCCGAAGGCATCGGCGAGGCCATGCGCCGCTTCAACGAGGTCACGGCCGGTTTGGTACTCCCCCGAAGCCTGGCCAACTCCGCGGCCATCTTCGCGCACCCCGAAACGCATGCGGACAAGGTGCGGGAGGGCATCGCGCTCTATGGCGCCACGCCGTTCTCCGACCGATCGGCCGAATCGCTGGGTCTCAAGCCCGCCATGACGCTCACCTCCGAGCTGATCGCGATCCAGGACCTCGCCGTGGGCGAGACCATCGGCTACGGCGCCACATACAAGGCCGCCGGTGCCCTGCGCGTCGGCGTCGTTGCATGCGGCTACGCGGATGGCTACCCGCGTCTCGCGCCTTCCGGAACGCCGATTGTCGTCGGCGGTGTCCGCACAAAGACGGTCGGCCGCGTTTCCATGGACATGATCACCGTCGACCTCACGCCCGTCCCGCAAGCCCGCGTCGGCACGCCCGTCGTGCTGTGGGGCGAGGGCATGCCCATCGACGAGGTCGCCACGTCGGCCGGCACCGTGGGCTACGAGCTCATGTGTGCCCTGGCGCCGCGTGTCGCAGTGGGCGAGGCGCCGTGA
- the dnaB gene encoding replicative DNA helicase — protein MPTVPANDRFPPPGSVPGDMQVESLRLPPHSVEAEQAVLGGLLLSNQAWDRIGDVITESDFYRHDHRLIWRTVTRLVEDNKPADVLTVSEAFKVSGELQEIGGLAYLHQLATGTPSAANIRRYAEIVRERSIMRKLAEVGTTIADNAYTPSGREAKQLLDEAEQKILEIGEKGGRSSESFQKMSLVLSEVMNRLDELHRNPAAVTGVATGFTDLDEMTTGLQAGDLVIVAGRPAMGKTSFALNVAENVALDLKLPVLVFSMEMGGTQLGLRLLGSVSKVDAQKLRTGRLDTQDWDKLGVALGKLNEAPILIDESAALNPLELRSRARRKWREYGGLGLIVVDYIQLMVAAEGGVENRATELSEISRGLKSMAKELKCPVIALSQLNRSLEQRPNKRPVMSDLRESGAIEQDADLIIFIYRDEVYDENSPDKGMAEIIVGKQRNGPIGTVKLTFLGKHTRFENYAGPSGY, from the coding sequence ATGCCGACCGTTCCCGCCAACGACCGTTTCCCCCCTCCTGGCTCCGTTCCGGGCGACATGCAGGTCGAATCACTTCGCCTGCCGCCACACTCGGTGGAGGCGGAACAAGCCGTCCTGGGCGGGCTGCTCCTCAGCAACCAGGCGTGGGACCGCATTGGCGACGTCATCACCGAGTCCGACTTCTACCGCCACGACCATCGCCTGATCTGGCGCACCGTCACGCGCCTGGTGGAGGACAACAAACCGGCGGACGTCCTCACGGTCTCGGAGGCGTTCAAGGTCAGCGGTGAGCTGCAGGAAATTGGCGGTCTCGCTTATCTCCACCAGCTCGCGACCGGCACGCCGAGCGCCGCGAATATTCGCCGCTACGCGGAGATCGTCCGCGAGCGCTCGATCATGCGGAAGCTGGCCGAGGTCGGCACCACCATCGCGGACAACGCCTATACGCCCTCGGGTCGTGAGGCGAAGCAGCTGCTGGACGAAGCGGAACAGAAGATCCTGGAGATCGGCGAGAAAGGCGGCCGTTCTTCGGAGAGCTTCCAGAAGATGTCGCTCGTGCTCTCCGAGGTGATGAACCGGCTGGATGAGCTGCATCGCAATCCGGCTGCCGTGACGGGTGTTGCTACCGGCTTTACGGATCTCGATGAAATGACGACGGGCTTGCAGGCCGGTGATCTCGTCATCGTTGCTGGCCGCCCGGCGATGGGCAAGACGTCGTTCGCGCTGAACGTCGCGGAGAACGTCGCGCTGGATCTCAAGCTCCCCGTCCTCGTCTTCTCGATGGAGATGGGCGGCACGCAGCTCGGTTTGCGCCTGCTGGGTTCCGTCTCGAAGGTCGATGCGCAGAAGCTCCGCACTGGCCGCCTCGACACGCAGGATTGGGACAAGTTAGGAGTGGCGCTCGGCAAGTTGAACGAAGCTCCGATCCTCATCGACGAAAGCGCGGCGTTGAACCCGCTGGAGCTTCGTTCGCGCGCCCGCCGCAAGTGGCGCGAATACGGCGGCCTCGGGCTCATCGTTGTGGACTACATCCAGCTCATGGTCGCTGCAGAAGGCGGCGTCGAGAATCGCGCCACGGAGCTCTCCGAGATCTCGCGCGGCTTGAAGTCGATGGCCAAGGAATTGAAGTGCCCGGTGATCGCGCTCTCGCAGTTGAACCGCTCCCTGGAGCAGCGGCCGAACAAGCGCCCCGTGATGTCGGACCTTCGCGAATCGGGCGCCATCGAGCAGGACGCGGACCTGATCATCTTCATCTACCGCGACGAGGTCTACGACGAGAACTCGCCGGACAAGGGCATGGCCGAGATCATCGTCGGCAAGCAGCGTAACGGCCCCATCGGCACCGTGAAGCTCACCTTCCTCGGCAAGCACACGCGCTTCGAGAACTACGCCGGCCCGTCCGGCTACTAG
- the rplI gene encoding 50S ribosomal protein L9: MQVILMEKVANLGALGDVVKVKDGFARNFLIPQGKAKRATTANLKEFEGRRAELERKANETLTGAQDKAAKLEGTKVEITQKAGPDGRLFGSVTNTDIAEALTAATGIELKKADVRMPAGSLKNIGEFPIVVQLHTDVLANVTVHVIGEQ; the protein is encoded by the coding sequence ATGCAAGTCATCCTCATGGAAAAAGTCGCGAACCTCGGCGCCCTGGGCGACGTGGTGAAGGTGAAGGACGGCTTCGCGCGCAACTTCCTCATCCCGCAAGGGAAGGCGAAGCGTGCGACGACGGCCAACCTGAAGGAATTCGAAGGCCGCCGCGCGGAGCTCGAGCGCAAGGCCAACGAGACGCTGACCGGCGCGCAAGACAAGGCCGCCAAGCTCGAAGGCACCAAGGTCGAGATCACGCAGAAAGCGGGCCCGGACGGCCGCCTGTTCGGTTCCGTGACCAACACGGATATCGCCGAGGCCCTCACGGCCGCCACCGGCATCGAGCTGAAGAAGGCCGATGTCCGCATGCCGGCCGGTTCGCTGAAGAACATCGGTGAGTTCCCGATCGTGGTCCAGCTGCACACGGATGTCCTCGCCAACGTCACCGTTCACGTGATCGGCGAGCAGTAA
- the rpsR gene encoding 30S ribosomal protein S18, whose protein sequence is MPRPAPRGKGKGKGKFGKDGKKPQNRGLFRRRKFCRFTAENIKWVDYKDIAILKDFVNENGKIIPARITGTKAKYQRQLGIAIKRARFLALLHFTDLH, encoded by the coding sequence ATGCCCAGACCCGCACCCCGCGGCAAAGGTAAAGGCAAAGGGAAGTTCGGCAAGGACGGCAAGAAACCGCAGAATCGCGGACTGTTCCGTCGCCGGAAGTTCTGTCGCTTTACCGCAGAGAACATCAAGTGGGTGGACTACAAGGACATCGCCATCCTCAAGGACTTCGTGAACGAGAACGGAAAGATCATCCCGGCTCGCATCACCGGCACGAAGGCGAAGTACCAGCGCCAGCTGGGCATCGCCATCAAGCGCGCCCGCTTCCTCGCGCTGCTGCACTTCACCGACCTTCACTGA
- the priB gene encoding primosomal replication protein N, translating to MDRNQLLLDAEILDVGPVRATPGGVDTVALRLRHVSEQVEAGGARTVEVTIDASGFGTVAPRLGALGKGQRIAVKGFLTKRSARSDIPVLHINEFKIIDTE from the coding sequence GTGGATCGCAACCAGCTCCTCCTCGACGCCGAGATCCTCGACGTGGGCCCCGTACGGGCTACGCCGGGCGGAGTCGATACCGTCGCCTTGCGGCTGCGGCATGTCTCCGAGCAGGTGGAGGCGGGTGGGGCAAGGACGGTCGAGGTCACGATCGACGCTTCGGGGTTCGGCACAGTCGCCCCCAGGCTCGGCGCCCTCGGCAAGGGCCAGCGCATCGCGGTGAAGGGTTTCCTCACCAAGCGCAGTGCCCGAAGCGACATCCCGGTCCTGCACATCAACGAATTCAAGATCATCGATACGGAGTGA
- the rpsF gene encoding 30S ribosomal protein S6: MRHYEMVFIVHPDQSEQVPAMIERYRGMVTAGNGKVHRIEDWGRRQLAYPIQKVFKAHYVLMNIEIGNETLAEIEHAFKFNDAVLRHLIVTMDEAVTGPSPMMKEEKSRNVTDGQGEAREGGKEAPAPAAAAPREQPAAAA; encoded by the coding sequence ATGCGCCATTACGAGATGGTATTCATCGTGCATCCCGATCAAAGCGAGCAAGTGCCCGCCATGATCGAGCGCTACCGCGGCATGGTCACCGCGGGCAACGGCAAGGTGCACCGTATCGAAGACTGGGGCCGGCGCCAGCTGGCTTACCCGATCCAGAAGGTGTTCAAGGCGCACTACGTGCTGATGAACATCGAGATCGGCAACGAGACGCTCGCGGAAATCGAGCACGCGTTCAAGTTCAACGACGCCGTGCTGCGACACCTCATCGTCACCATGGACGAAGCCGTCACCGGCCCGTCGCCCATGATGAAGGAAGAGAAATCCCGCAACGTCACCGACGGGCAGGGCGAAGCGCGCGAAGGCGGCAAGGAAGCTCCGGCTCCCGCTGCTGCAGCTCCGCGCGAGCAGCCGGCCGCGGCGGCGTAA
- a CDS encoding SDR family NAD(P)-dependent oxidoreductase, with protein sequence MRILLTGAAGFIGFHLANRLLQRGDTIAGLDNLNAYYDVALKQARLAILKEAPRFAFMHVDMADRRAMEALFAKERFDAIVNLAAQAGVRHSLDHPHDYVESNITGFMNVLEGARRQKSGHLVYASTSSVYGATDHLPNRETDGTDHPLSLYAATKKANEVMAHSYTHLFGVPTTGLRFFTVYGPWGRPDMALFKFTRGILAGERLPVYNRGQMDRDFTYVDDIVEGVVRILDRPDGYRIFNIGNNERVPLMRYIEAIEKATGRKADLELLPMQPGDVPATEADTSALDAAVGFKPATPVEEGVQRFVDWYRAYYKVPK encoded by the coding sequence ATGCGAATCCTCCTCACCGGCGCCGCCGGCTTCATCGGCTTCCACCTCGCGAATCGCCTCCTCCAAAGAGGCGACACGATCGCCGGCCTCGACAACCTCAACGCCTACTACGACGTGGCGCTGAAGCAGGCGCGGCTGGCCATCCTCAAGGAGGCTCCGCGTTTTGCATTCATGCACGTGGACATGGCCGACCGAAGGGCGATGGAAGCCCTCTTCGCCAAGGAGCGCTTCGACGCGATCGTGAACCTGGCCGCGCAAGCCGGGGTTCGCCATTCCCTGGATCACCCACACGACTACGTGGAATCCAACATCACGGGCTTCATGAACGTCCTGGAGGGCGCCAGGCGCCAGAAGTCCGGGCACCTGGTCTACGCCTCCACGAGCTCGGTCTACGGCGCGACCGACCACCTTCCGAATCGCGAGACTGACGGCACCGACCATCCGCTCTCCCTCTATGCCGCCACCAAGAAGGCCAACGAGGTGATGGCGCATTCGTACACGCACCTCTTCGGCGTGCCGACGACGGGCCTCAGGTTCTTCACCGTCTACGGCCCGTGGGGAAGGCCGGACATGGCGCTCTTCAAGTTCACGCGCGGCATCCTCGCCGGCGAGCGCCTGCCGGTCTACAACCGCGGCCAGATGGACCGGGACTTCACCTACGTGGACGACATAGTCGAAGGCGTGGTGCGCATCCTGGACCGCCCGGACGGCTACCGGATCTTCAACATCGGCAACAACGAGCGCGTGCCCCTCATGCGCTACATCGAGGCCATCGAGAAGGCCACGGGCCGCAAGGCCGACTTGGAGCTGCTCCCCATGCAGCCCGGGGATGTCCCGGCCACCGAGGCCGATACGAGCGCCCTGGACGCGGCCGTGGGCTTCAAACCCGCCACGCCGGTGGAGGAGGGCGTCCAGCGCTTCGTGGACTGGTACCGCGCCTACTACAAGGTCCCGAAGTAG
- a CDS encoding O-antigen ligase family protein → MLLAWAPIPLGSNRGWAWAILVGGAFFILGFWLILWALEKAQVPDALRNAWPAFVLLGAFAALQAFHFVPLPPDWVEYLSPHSARLQAATTFLTGPRETMTLSIEPHASQVALVKTLGYSAVFFLVLALVNNRSRVLNAARVLVYVAVIQGVYAVLMHLSFSNDEHFGTIIAHGTSASGTYPNRNHFAGYLEMMSAVGIGLLIAGLSDKRAETWKAFLRDLVAWVLSPKMVLRLSLCVLVIALTTTHSRMGNTAFFSALMIAGVLGIVLSRYATRNTVILLASLVVLDLLIVGSWFGVEKLAARIEATTVEDVRTREEPAAYTLPLIKDYPILGAGPGTFYVAFPKYRPETVVSFYDHAHNDYAQIAAESGILGLSLLGGVVLLSLIAALRAQWVRRDPLMRGMAFASTMGITALLIHSWVDFNLQIPANAALFMVILALGWISLHLDRAHA, encoded by the coding sequence GTGCTCCTCGCATGGGCGCCGATCCCGCTGGGTAGCAACCGCGGTTGGGCATGGGCAATCCTGGTCGGGGGCGCCTTCTTCATCCTCGGGTTCTGGCTGATCCTCTGGGCGCTGGAAAAGGCGCAGGTGCCCGATGCGCTCCGCAATGCCTGGCCCGCTTTCGTGCTGCTCGGAGCTTTCGCGGCGCTTCAGGCATTTCACTTCGTTCCGCTGCCTCCGGATTGGGTCGAGTACCTATCACCCCATTCGGCCCGCCTGCAGGCGGCTACGACATTCCTGACCGGGCCGCGTGAAACGATGACGCTTTCCATCGAACCTCACGCCTCACAGGTGGCCCTGGTGAAGACCCTCGGCTACTCGGCGGTCTTCTTCCTGGTGCTGGCGCTCGTGAACAATCGATCACGCGTGCTCAACGCGGCACGCGTACTGGTCTATGTGGCCGTGATCCAGGGTGTGTATGCCGTGCTCATGCACCTCTCCTTCTCCAACGACGAGCATTTCGGCACGATCATCGCGCACGGCACTTCTGCAAGCGGCACGTATCCGAATCGCAATCACTTCGCCGGTTATCTCGAAATGATGAGCGCGGTCGGCATCGGCCTGTTGATCGCTGGCCTTTCCGACAAGCGCGCCGAAACCTGGAAGGCGTTCCTGCGGGACTTGGTGGCCTGGGTGCTGTCGCCGAAGATGGTGCTGCGCTTGTCCCTCTGCGTCCTCGTCATCGCGCTCACGACAACTCACTCACGCATGGGCAACACCGCGTTCTTCTCCGCGCTGATGATCGCGGGCGTGCTGGGCATCGTCCTGTCGCGATACGCGACGCGCAACACGGTCATCCTTCTCGCAAGCCTTGTCGTCCTCGATCTCCTGATCGTCGGAAGCTGGTTCGGCGTCGAGAAGCTCGCGGCGCGCATCGAGGCGACGACCGTGGAAGATGTCCGGACACGCGAAGAGCCCGCGGCCTACACGCTCCCCCTCATCAAGGACTATCCGATCCTGGGTGCGGGGCCGGGCACGTTCTATGTGGCATTTCCGAAATACAGACCGGAAACCGTCGTCTCGTTCTACGACCACGCCCACAACGACTACGCGCAGATCGCCGCCGAATCCGGAATCCTCGGCCTCTCGCTGCTGGGGGGCGTCGTCTTGCTCTCCCTCATCGCCGCGCTGAGAGCCCAGTGGGTGCGCAGAGACCCATTGATGCGAGGCATGGCCTTCGCCTCCACCATGGGCATCACGGCGCTCCTGATCCACTCATGGGTAGATTTCAATTTGCAGATCCCCGCCAACGCCGCGCTCTTCATGGTGATTCTCGCGTTGGGTTGGATATCGCTGCATCTGGACCGCGCGCACGCCTAG
- a CDS encoding FecR family protein: MKTFLKLLAGTFALIASSLAFAEGGVVSSLEGTATVQSGTGAPRPLRLGDAVVEGDTLVTGPSTTLIVRFDDDQVVALSSRSRLTVSTYKYNAPAKSGNILLSLVDGGMRALTGLIGKASPDAVTYKARTATIGIRGTDTIGEIDGNRFTFGVLDGAGEIRQGSQVVSLSRLFGVSFVFDNPIPPPILFSQLNFSASVISLSRLPLLQFQQQPRGPQPPADTSTTTTNTPNASGPTGAGGGGSASVR, translated from the coding sequence ATGAAAACCTTCCTCAAGCTCCTGGCCGGCACCTTCGCCTTGATTGCCTCTTCCCTTGCGTTCGCCGAAGGCGGCGTCGTCAGCAGCCTGGAAGGCACCGCAACCGTTCAATCTGGAACTGGTGCCCCGCGTCCGTTGCGCCTGGGCGATGCCGTGGTGGAGGGAGACACGCTCGTCACCGGCCCCAGCACCACGCTCATCGTGCGGTTCGATGACGACCAGGTGGTCGCCCTCTCGTCGCGCTCCAGGCTCACGGTCAGCACCTACAAGTACAACGCGCCCGCCAAGTCCGGCAACATCCTCCTGTCGCTCGTGGACGGCGGGATGCGCGCTCTCACCGGCCTCATCGGCAAAGCCTCCCCCGACGCCGTGACTTATAAGGCGCGGACCGCGACCATCGGTATCCGCGGCACGGATACCATCGGGGAAATCGACGGCAACAGATTCACCTTCGGCGTGTTGGACGGAGCGGGCGAGATCCGGCAAGGATCCCAAGTCGTAAGTTTGTCGAGGCTGTTCGGCGTTTCCTTCGTGTTCGACAATCCGATTCCGCCCCCAATCCTGTTTAGCCAACTCAACTTCAGCGCCAGCGTGATTAGCCTGTCGCGGTTGCCGCTGCTCCAATTTCAACAGCAGCCCCGGGGACCTCAGCCGCCCGCCGACACTTCGACCACCACGACCAATACGCCTAACGCCTCGGGTCCTACGGGCGCAGGCGGCGGCGGCTCGGCGAGCGTACGCTGA